Genomic window (Sediminispirochaeta smaragdinae DSM 11293):
GAGGATAATGCGGCAAGCGGCAAAGATACAGAGTCGAATCAACTCCAATGATAAAAAGCCTCGTCCTTTCGGAACAAGTCAATTACTGCATCAGTCGGAAATCCACTTTATCGATGCCATAGAACAGGGAGAAGGGATAAACGCATCCCGATTATCACAAAAGCTGGGGATCACAAACGGTGCGGTTACACAAATTGCAGACAAACTCGTAAAGAAGAAGCTCATTCGTAAGTACAAAAAAGAGAGCAACAAAAAAGAAGTATATCTGAAATTAACGGAAGAAGGAGAAATTGCCTTCGACAACCATAGGATATTTCATAAAGAG
Coding sequences:
- a CDS encoding MarR family winged helix-turn-helix transcriptional regulator, with translation MEESSRIMRQAAKIQSRINSNDKKPRPFGTSQLLHQSEIHFIDAIEQGEGINASRLSQKLGITNGAVTQIADKLVKKKLIRKYKKESNKKEVYLKLTEEGEIAFDNHRIFHKELHDKIVEYLDGLNKEQTEAIRGLMDVIEHYLPDLSKEGQQT